The Aminivibrio sp. genomic sequence CTTTTCTATGTTCTCTTCGGTCGGCGGACACTCCCCTTTTTTCATCCCCACGTCAGTAAGACGGAAATGCTCGAAATTCTCAATTCCCGCTTTTTCGAGCATTTTCCTGGTACAGTCCAGAGGGCAGCCATCCATGGCAAGAACCTTGCCCGCAAACCGGGCGGACAGTATCAGCCCTTCGGACCCGGCACCCACCAGGGCCAGGCACGCAAGGCTGCCGTATCCTTCTTCAGTGAGTTTCCGGGCGGCCCCGTAGGCGGTGGCCCCGATATCAGCAGCACCCGCACAGCAAAAGATAATCTTTGGAGCCCCGCCTTCACAACCGCATCCGCAGTGAACCGACATGCT encodes the following:
- a CDS encoding putative zinc-binding protein, with the protein product MSVHCGCGCEGGAPKIIFCCAGAADIGATAYGAARKLTEEGYGSLACLALVGAGSEGLILSARFAGKVLAMDGCPLDCTRKMLEKAGIENFEHFRLTDVGMKKGECPPTEENIEKAAAEGRTLLAAGK